The following nucleotide sequence is from Gymnodinialimonas phycosphaerae.
ACTTGGCGGTCCCGGCGCGGTGCAGGCGCAGGGCCTGCCACAGGTGCAGCTTTCGGAAGGGCACGGCAACCTTCGGGCATTGACCCCCGGCACCGAGGCGCAGGTCTGGCGCGCCGTTGGGCGCCTGGATTCGGGCGTTTCTTTTTGTTCGGCCACGCTTATTCGTGAGAATCTTGTTCTGACCGCGGCCCATTGCGTGTATCACCCCGCCACATCCCGCGCCTTCGAGCCGGCTGATTTGACGTTTCTGGCGGGGCTGCGCAACGGTCGTGCGGAAGCGATCCGCGGTGTCCGCCGGATCATGATCCTACCAGACTATCGGCCGGAAGCGGGCCCTGATTTCGAGATGATCGGTCGCGATGTCGCCCTGCTGGAGTTGGCGATGCCGATCTCGATGGCGTCCATCACGCCCATCTCGGTGGCGCAGACAGCGTGGCGCGAGGGGCGGGTAACGGTTGTGTCCTACGGGCGCGACCGGGAAGACTACGCCTCCATCGAAGAGGGGTGCGAAATCCTGGAAAGGCAGGATTCGGTTCGATCGCTTAGCTGTGAAGTGGTGTCGGGGGCCTCGGGCTCGCCGGTGCTGCGGGTCAATCAGGGGCGCGCCGAGGTGGTTGCGGTGATCTCGGCCAGCGCACAATCGGGTGATGATGATGTCTCGCTTGCGGTGACCTTGGATGACCACCTGTCCACGCTTATGGCGCAGTACCAAGGCGGTGCGGTGCGGGCGACGGGCGGCGGCCTGTCGCTGCTGAACCGGGGTGGCGACGCGCGATCTGACATTGGCGCGCGGTTTATTCGGCCCTGATCGCCAAGGGCTTGAAACCCGCTTTCTGCCTTCCCAAATTCATCCTGTCGGTGCCGCCTAGCGGGCCGACACCCGTAACAGGGCCTGCGCCTGATGGTCAGGGCGGCCCCTCATATCGTTATCGCTCAATGGAGGATGACCCATGCGAACCTATGATTTTTCCCCGCTCTACCGTGCCACTGTCGGCTTTGACCGTGTGGCAGACATGCTGGACCGCGTCTTGACGCAAGACGCCGGCCAATCGACCTACCCGCCCTACAACATCGAAAAGCTGGACGAGAATTCCTACCGGATCTCGGTGGCCGTGGCCGGGTTTTCGGACGCGGACCTGAACGTGGAACAGCGCGAGCATCAGCTTGTGATTTCCGCCAAGCGTGAGAAGGACGAGGACGCGCGCACCTATCTGCATCGTGGCATTGCCACACGTGCCTTCGAGAAGCGCTTCCAACTGGCCGACCATGTCCGGGTGACACAGGCCGTGGCCGAGCACGGAATGCTGCACATCGACCTTGTGCGCGAAGTGCCCGAAGCGCTGAAGCCGCGCCGGATCGAGATCGGCACCAGTGGTACCCGCGCGATCGAAGCGGACACTGTCGAAGCCTGATGGCCTGACACGACACCCGAAAGGCGGCCCCCACAGGGGTCGCCTTTTTCGTTCAGGCGGACTTCAGGCGGCGGGGACGCACGCCCTTACGCTCGATCCGGCGGGCGGGCTCCATGCCGATGGCATGATCCAACATGCGCCGGGCGGCCTTGGTTTGCCGCGACAGACTGCGCGACGTGACAAGCAGGCTTTCGACCCAACACCCGGCGGCCTGAATGACGGAATGACGCTCCATCACGACGTTGAGGTATTCGGCCCGTTTCTTGCCGCGCATCCGGCGTATGCCCTTGTGGCCAATCAGCTTGATGGCGGGGACCAGAACCTCTTCCCCGGTCTCTTCGATCACCTGAAGGACACGGTGTTGCGGCGACAGGATGAGGTCGGTTTGCGGTTGATTTTCCCCCAGTGCCCCGGCCGGGATCAGGATCGGCTTGGCCTTGTCGTCGCGGGTCTTGAACACCATGGTTTCGCGCACCACGAGACGCAGGGCCTGCCAGCCGTGGTCCTTGGTCCAGAGAATATCGTCGGGGCGCAGGTCTTCGATCGCGACCCCGCCGCGTTCGGTCAGCATCAAGGTGCCTGCCAGAAAGAAAACGGGGCCTGCGGAGAACGAGAAGTTGGACGCGTTGACGTCGTCGCGCTCGAACCCGCTCAGCTGCAGCGTTTCACCGTTGTCGAAGGTAATCAGCGTGTTGTCGCCGCCGGACATCCGGTCCAACATGTCCTGATAGCTGCTGATCTCGGCCATATCAAAGGCGATCACGTCGTTCGATCCGAAGCCGTTTATCACATCACTTCCGTGGCCATCGCGGTACACGAACGTCTCATTTCCCGACCCGGCCTTGATCGTATCGTCGCCAGCTCCGGCCTCCACCACATCGTTGCCAGACCCGGTTTCGATGTAATCGTCGCCGTCGCCACCGATGATGGTGTCATCGCCGCTTCCCCCTTTTATGCTGTCGTCGTCGTCGCCCCCGAAAAGACGGTCATTCCCTGAACCGCCGGTGATCGTATCGTGGCCTTCGTCGCCGTAGACCGTGGCACTATCGGACCCGACCGAGATCTTGTCGTGGCCAGCCCCGCCTTCGATCATATCGTTGCCTTGGCCCGTGATGGTGTCGTCGCCGTCACCGCCATCAATCAGGTCCGCGCCGTTGCCGCCTTCGATCTTGTCGCTACCGCCGCCGCCGTCGATGGTGTCATTGCCATCGCCCCCCTTGATTTCGTCATCGCCGTAGCCGCCGAAAATGACGTCATCGCGATCTTCGCCCTCCAGTTTGTCGTTGTCACTGCCGCCATCTATGGTGTCGTTGCTGGTACCGCCCTTGATGTCTTTCGTCCCGGAATTGCCGACAAGCGAGTCATCTCCGGCGTCGCCATCCAGCGTATCGTCACCGCTGTTGCCAATGATCGTATCATCGCCGTCGAGACAGTTGTTGTTGTCATTGCCTGATGCACCCGTGATGGAATCGTTTCCATTGGTCGCCATTGAACCGTCCTGATCGAATTTAAGGTCGATCAGAGAGCTGGACCAAAATGGCTAACGTCAGTTTAGGACGATCACGCGAAATCCTTAGAATTCGCGGTAAAACTGGTCTGGTTTTGGGGGCTTTGGGGTCAGAACCATTGCCCCGGTTCCATCAGGCCCAACTCCATCAACTGCATGGAGGACCAGTGGAATTGGGTGGATTTGTGCCAGCGGAAATCTGGAATGTCGTGGCGCGATCCGGGGTTGGTGCGCAGCGCCTTGGCCACCCGGAATGAGCAGATCGAGGCCGACAGCGAATGGTGCCAGGGGCAGGCGTAGGTGTTCAGTTCTTCATCGGACAGCGTGTGATCCTCGCGCAGGGTCAGGCCCGGCGCGGCGCGGAACAGTCCCACGCGGTCGATCTTGCGTTTGGGTTTGGCGACGTGTTCCTCGAACCGCCAGCGCAGGCCGCCGTAGAAATTCAGCTGACGTTCCATCACTTCATCCAGTTCCGGCCCGCCGCGCCGCGTCTCGGCGTAGTAGCCCGAACTGTCGAGAAGCGCGCCGTCCAGGTCGACGGCATTGGGATGCGCGCTCAGGTCGCCCGCATAGAGATCCACGACATAGGTCAGCACCGACTCGCGCCGTTCCTCCATCACCCAGGTGACCAATTCGCCGATCGTGCGATCCTCGCAGAACGGATAGAACAGGTATTCGCCATTGTAGCAGTAATGGATCCACTGGCCGGGCACCTTTTCGATCAAGGCATTTACCACGGCTTGCGTGGCGCCGAGCTGGCGGGACGGGTGGCGGATAATGTGTTGCAGGCATTTGGCTCCCTTGGGGGCGTCGGGCACCGCCACCTCATCGGGGGCGAGGATGAAGATCGCCTTGAAGGCCAGCGAATGCAGGTGATCAAGGCTCGAGGCAAGCTCCACCCGGTCCTCCGCGATCAGGATGGCGAAGGGGCCTTTTGCGAAGCTCGCGTCGGGGGCGGCTTTGAAACTGGAGAGGCTGTCGAAGTTCATCTTTGGATGCTGCTCGAATTTTCAACACAAGATGCCTGCCTGCGCCGGATTTTGCAATCGCGCCATCGGTTGAACCGGAGGCCCCCGCACGATAGACCCCATCCGTTGCGATTTCCTTGATCCCGCGTGAGGCATCCCCCGATGACCAAGAAGCTGTTCGTTAAGACCTATGGCTGTCAGATGAACGTCTATGACAGTGAGCGCATGGCCGAGGCTTTGGGCGCTGAGGGGTATGAACAGGTCAGCACCCCCGAGGGCGCGGATATGATCCTGCTCAACACCTGCCACATCCGCGAGAAAGCGGCAGAGAAGATGTATTCCGAGCTGGGGCGCCTGCGGCCCCTGCGCGACGCGAACCCGGACCTCAAGATCGGCGTGGCGGGCTGTGTGGCGCAGGCCGAGGGGGAAGAGATCATGCGCCGTCAGCCGCTGGTCGATCTGGTCGTGGGGCCGCAGACCTACCACCGCTTGCCGAAGATGATGGAGGCGGTGAACGCGGGTGAAAAGGCGCTGGATACGGATTTCCCCGAGGAAGACAAATTCCTGAAATTGCCGAAATCCCGCGCGACGCGCGGCCCGACGGCGTTCCTGACTGTGCAGGAAGGCTGCGACAAGTTTTGTGCCTTCTGCGTGGTCCCCTACACGCGCGGGGCAGAGGTTTCGCGTCCCGCCGAGCGTCTGATGGCCGAGGCCCGCGACCTGGTGGATCGTGGCGTTCGCGAGATTACCCTGCTGGGGCAGAACGTGAATGCCTATCATGGCGCGGGGCCGGACGGCACCTGGGGCCTTGCGCGCCTGATCCGCGAGATGGCGAAGATCGACGGGTTGGATCGTCTGCGTTTCACCACCTCGCACCCCAACGACATGGAAGACGACCTGATCGCAGCCCATGGCGATTGCCCTGAGTTGATGCCGTATCTGCACCTGCCCGTGCAGGCGGGCAGCGACAAGATCCTCAAGGCGATGAATCGCAAGCATACGGCGGATCAATACATTCGCCTGATCGAGCGTATCCGCGCCGCAAGGCCAGATTTGCACCTGTCCGGTGACTTCATCGTCGGCTTCCCCGGCGAAACGGAAGAAGACTTTCAGGCGACTTTGGATCTGGTCGAAACGGTCGGCTATGGCACCGCCTATTCGTTCAAATACTCCGCCCGTCCCGGCACACCTGCGGCAGAACGCAAGGGGCAGGTCAGTGACGCCGAAGCGGGTGAACGCCTTCAACGCTTGCAAGCGCTTTTGACGACCCAGCAGCGCGCGGCACAGGACGCGATGGTGGGACGTCGCGTGAAGGTGCTGTTCGAAAAGCCGGGCCGCAATCCCGGCCAGATGATCGGCAAATCCGACTACCTGCACTCGGTCCACGCGGATGGCCCTGACACCCTGCGCGGGCAGATCGCCGAGGTCGAGATTGTCGAAAGCATGACGAACTCGCTGACCGGACGGCTGGTCTAGGCCTTACCGGCGCGGTCCGGACGGTCGACCGCGCGCGCATTGCGGCAGGCGCAAGCAGAAGTGCGCGCCCCCGAGGGCAGAGATCCGCATTTGACTGCGGATGTGCCCAAAGCTGAACAGGCCGTTAACACGTTGGCGCCATCACGAATTCTGGGCTGGTCTAGATTCGCAAACGGCAGAAACAAACGGAACCGATTCGCCTGATCGTCTCGTGTTTAAAGACATTAGCGCAAAAAAATGCGAGCTTGGCAGGACTACCTCTAGCGCGTTTCATTACCCAATAGGCAAAAATGGACGAATCGCCCGCCTGCTGTTTCCGAATCCGCAACTCCGGCACCAATAAACCTCTTCCCAACATGGGATAAGTTGCTATCCTTCTGAAATATACACGTTTTCTGAATCAGCGCTGCAAGCTGGCCGGAATGACGCAGGAATCAATTGATCGAAGCCCTCCGCGCAGCACGTGTCTTTGGGATTCGGAACTAAGGGGGATGCACGAGTGATTGACGCTCTGACACGCGGTTTGACGCGGGGAATGATTAGCACGCTTGGCGTTGCCGCCCTGGTTGCGGGGGCGTTTATGGCCACCTCGACTCCGGCGGCCGCACAGCAGCAGATTATCGTAAGCGGGCAAGTTTAGCCGGGCCTTTGGGTTGACCCCGACGGGTGTCTGCACTGGGTCGCCGACGGTGGCATCGAAGGCTACATGGAAGGCCGCGTGAACCCCGAGAACGGGATGCCGGTTTGCCTGGATGTGAACCCATGCGGCGTCGCGAACACCGACACTATGTTCCACACTGACAGCGCACGTCTGACCGGCTCCGGCCGTCAGTACCTGCAACAGTTCTTCACGCAGGCCGGGGCCTATGCCTACGCCATCTACGGCCACACCGACAGCCGCGCCTCGGACGAATACAATATGCGCCTGAGCGAGCGTCGTGCCGCTGCCGTGGCCAACGTAGCCCGTTCCGTCGGGGCGCGCATCGCCCGTGAAATCGGATATGGCGAGCGTCGCCCCGTCGCACCGAACGATTCGGCTGCGAACATGCAGCGCAACCGCCGCGTCGAAATCGTGTGCTACCGCTAAGGCGGAGGAAGGGACTACAAGATGAACATGTTTAAACTTCCTTTGCTGATCGCGGCACCTCTGGCCTTGATGGGCTGTGTAGAGAACTTCGAAGGCGTGGGCCCTGCCCGCGTCGGTCCCAATGGCGAGCCGCCGGTGGTCGCCATCGGTGAAGACCGGGGTCGGGATGCGGGATCGCTTTCGCGGCTTGAGGCGGGCATTTATATCGATCCCGATGGCTGCCATATCTGGATGATCGACGACGGCCTTGAAGGTTATTGGTCGCGCCGTCTGGACCCGCGCTCGGGTCTGCCGGTCTGCACCGAACCCGCGCCGCGCGGCTCGATCATCGGCGATTACTCATCGGGGAGCCCGGGCATTGCGGATCGCGTGCCGCGCATCCGCAACTGACCGCGCACCAGTTGTTTGCGAACGGGTGGCCCTTGGGTCGCCCGTTTTGCGTTAAAAGGGGGCAGGGTTGGTGGTCCATTGGGCCCATGCATACGAAATATTGGTGACAGACCTCTTTGGTGTGTGGACAACACCCCGCCCTGACGCCAGACTCGATCCATCGCGCGCCTCGGGTGGTCCGGGACGCCTCAGCCCAACCGGAGAAGTCTTTGGCAATCAACACGCTGCCCCCCTCGGACCCGTCCAGCGCCCCGTCTGTTGCCCCCGAATCCCTTGAGCGAACCATAGAGTTTTCTGACAATCGGCTGCTAATCGAACTTTGCGGCGAATACGACCGCAACCTGGCGCAGGTCGAGCAGTTGGTCTCGGTCCAGATCAATCGGCGCGGAAATATCCTGGCGATCCTGGGCGAGGCGCGTGACCGCGCAGCCGAGGTCCTTCAGGGCCTTTACGAGAGGTTGGAGCAGGGCAAGCAGGTGGAACCCGGTGATATCGACGCGGCCGTGCGGATGGGCGGATCGGCGGCTGGAACGGGCGTGCGCGACGGTGACCAGATCGAGATGTTCAAGGGCGGCACGCTGGAGATCGGTACCCGCAAGAAAACGGTCGAGCCGCGCACCAAGGCGCAGCAGGACTACGTCCGTGCGCTGTATGACAACGAATTGGCTTTTGGCATCGGGCCCGCCGGCACAGGCAAGACCTATATCGCCGTCGCCGTTGCCGTGAACCAGATGATGAGCGGTCATGTCGACAAGATCATTCTGAGCCGACCGGCGGTTGAAGCTGGTGAGCGCCTCGGCTTCCTTCCCGGCGACATGAAGGACAAGGTCGATCCCTACATGCAGCCGCTCTATGACGCGCTGAATGACTTTCTGCCGGGCAAGCAATTGGCGAAGCTGATTGAGGAAAAGACCATCGAGATCGCGCCGCTGGCTTTCATGCGCGGTCGGACTCTGTCGAACGCCTATGTGGTGCTGGACGAGGCGCAGAATGCGACCTCGATGCAGATGAAGATGTTCCTGACGCGGTTGGGGCAGGGGTCCCGCATGGTAATTACCGGGGACCGCACGCAGGTGGACCTGCCGCGTGGCGTGACCTCGGGCCTGTCCGATGCGGAACGCATTCTCAAGGATGTGCCCGGGATCGGCTTCAACTACTTCACCGCCAAGGACGTCGTGCGTCACCACATGGTCGCCAAGATCATTCAGGCCTACGACAAGGACGGACCTGTCGGCTAGCCACATGCGGCTAGAAGGGGCCTTGGTGTCGAGGGTTTAGTTGTCTTTCTCGCGTTTGCGCAGCAGCCACGATACGGAAATCCATCCAATGACGGTGAGGGCCAAGAACAGCTCAAGATGCTGAAAGTCTGCGATGGCGCGACTCATGTCCATTAATATGCCTGTCGTGTTCATGGGCCTGCCTCGCACGTTTTGATTCTTGTTTGATCCCCGACGATGGCGAAACAATGTGGTCAAATTGGGGCGTTTGTTTCGATTTGGTCCGCATTCCTTCCGTAAGATGCGTTGCGCAAACCACCGCAGCGCCCTAAGTCCGCGCCATGGAGATCGATATTCTGACAGAAGCGCCGCAGTGGGACGCGCTTGATCTTGAGGGGCTGGCGCAAGCGGCTTTCACCGAGGCATTGCGGGATCTGTCGCTTGATCCTGATGCCTTCGCGCTCTCGATCCTGGCCTGCGACGATGTCCGCATCGCCACGCTGAACACCGAATTCCGCGGCAAGCCCACGGCGACAAACGTGCTAAGTTGGCCCACCGAGGACCGCGCGCCGGACGTTCCCGGCACGATGCCTGATCTTGCTGGCCTTCTGGAAGAACTCGGCGATCTGGCGCTGGCCTATGAAACCTGCGCGCGCGAGGCGCGCGACGGCGGCAAACCGTTTGCCGATCACGTGACCCATTTGCTTGTGCATGGCCTGTTGCATTGTCTTGGTTTCGACCACGAAACCGACCCGGACGCCACGCTAATGGAGGCGACAGAGACGCGGATACTTGCCAGACTAGGGGTCCCTGACCCATATTGAATGTGTAGGGGCGATTTCGGCCCGGTTTTACTTTTGGAAAGGAGCCATGAGCTCAAACCCTGATCCGTCGTCTCCCGCGGCGCGTGGCGCGCCACCCAGCGAATATGAGACCGACGAAGATTCCCCGGCCCAGAGGCCCGGGTTTTTCGCCCGTTTTTTCGGCGCCGAAACGTCGGGGACAGACCCCGATGACGAGGTTCTGCCCGATGATCCATCTACCCCTCAAACGCTCGGCCCCCGGTTGCCCGGCATCTCCAACCTGCGACGGATGCGGGTGGAGGATGTGGCGATTCCACGGGCCGAGATCACCTCGGTTGCCAGTGATACAAACCTGCCCGATCTGGTGCAGGTGTTTCGCGACAGCGGCCTGACGCGCCTGCCGGTCTACGACGGGACGCTGGACGAGCCTATTGGCCTGGTCCACCTCAAGGACATCGCGTTGAGCTATGGGTTCAACGGCGGCGATGAGCCCTTCATCCTGTCCGAAAGCTTGCGGCCCGTGCTTTATGTGCCGCCCTCGATGCCCATCGGTGTGCTGCTGACCAAGATGCAGGCGGATCGGATCCACATGGCGCTGGTGATCGACGAATACGGCGGTGTGGACGGTCTGCTGACCATCGAGGATCTGATCGAACAGGTCATTGGCGAGATCGAGGATGAACACGACATCGAAGAGGCGCAGCCTTGGATCAAGGAAGAAGATGGCGCCTTTCTGGCGCTGGCACGCGCGCCGCTTGATGAATTCGAATCCGAGATCGGGCTGGATCTGGTTGATGAGGAGGAAGAGGAAGAGGTCGACACCCTTGGCGGCCTCGTATTCCTTCTGACGGGCCGCGTGCCTGCGCGGGGAGAGGTCGTGCCACATCCCTCAGGCGTGGAGTTCGAGGTGATCGATGCAGATCCCCGCCGCATCAAGCGCCTGCGCGTTCGGCTGCCGTCCGAGGCCGCTGAGTGACATCACTCGGTCGCTGGCAGGCCCGCGCGCTGGCGGTCTTCGCGGGGGGCGTGGCGGCGTTGGCCTTGCCGCCGTTCAATGCGTGGTACGCGATCTTTGCTGCCTTCGCGCTGATCGCGGCGCTTGTGGCCACGGCCGAGACGCCGCGCGGCGCGGCTTGGCGGGCGTGGGCCGCTGGCGTGGGGTGGTTTGGCGTCTCGATGCATTGGATCGTGCAACCGTTTTTCGTGGATGCCGCCGTAACGGGCTGGATGGCCCCCTTCGCCCTCGTCCTGTTGGCGGGGGGCTTGGCGCTGTTCTGGGGGCTGGCCGGATGGGCCGCGGCACGGGTCAGCGAAGGCCCCGGGCGCGCGTGGGTCTTTGCCGGGCTATTGACTCTTTTGGAGGCGCTTCGCGGTCACATCTTCACGGGACTGCCATGGGCGCAGCCCGGCCACGGCTTGATCGACAGCCAGGCGCTGGCCCTGTCGGCCCATGTGGGTCCGCATGGATTGACGCTACTGGTCCTGTTTGTGTCGGCAGCCTCTGCCGTGATCTACCTCTACAAGGGGCCGACGTGGGCGGGGGTGCCGCTTGCCTTCGGGCTGGCTCTTGGCCTTGTCCCCATGGCCGCCCCCGCGCCCGCGCCCGCGGCGGAAGCCCCCGTTTTGCGTATCGTGCAGATCAATGCCCCCCAGCATCTGAAATGGCAGCGCGACATGGTCCCGGTGTTCTTTGAGCGTGGCCTGACACTCACGGCCAGCGCGCCGGGGCCGCTTGGCGCACCGGATCTGGTGATCTGGCCCGAGACCAGCCTGCCCGAGATCCTGGACCGCTCCGACCTCGCGCGCGCGCGGATCGCGGAGGCCGCTGGCGGGGCCGAGGTGTTGATCGGCGGTCAACGCTATGCGGGGCTGGAGCCACGCAACATGCTGGCGTATCTGGCGGCGGATGGCGGTATCGCCAGCGTTTACGATAAGCACCACCTTGTGCCCTTCGGCGAATACCTGCCCCTGCGCGGACGGGCGGAGGCCCTTGGCCTGCAAGGCCTCGCTCAGCAGCTGTCGGGGGGGTATCGTCCGGGGGAGGGTCCGGGCGTGATGGATCTGGGCCCGCTTGGGCGCGCCTTCCCGATGATTTGCTACGAGGCGATTTTTCCGGGCTACATCCGTGCGGTCGCCCGCCCTGATTGGATGGTGCAGGTTACCAATGATGCCTGGTTCGGCAGTTTCGCCATGCCCTACCAACACCTCGCGCTGGCGCGCCTGCGCGCGGCGGAACAGGGCTTGCCCCTGATCCGGGCCGCCAACACGGGCGTCTCGGCTGTGATCGATGCGCGGGGCGAGGTGACCCATTCCCTGCCAATGGACACCCAGGGTACCCTTGACGCCCGTCTGCCACCTGCCTTGCCGCCAACGCTTTATGCCCGAACAGGCGACCTGCCAGCGCTGATTCTTGCGATATTTGTCACATTGTCCGGACTAGCCGTCGCGCGCGCCCGTTCGCCCCATTGATTGCGGCGTGAAAGGCGCGTAAGCGGCGGATAACCCCTCCACAACGGCTTCCTGGCGTGGGGGAAATATTAATGGAGCACTCCCCATGGCGCGTAATAACTACCTGTTCACCTCGGAATCCGTGTCCGAGGGCCACCCCGATAAGGTCTGCGACCGGATTTCCGACGCAATCCTCGATGCATTCCTGTCCGAAGAGCCCGAAGCGCGCGTCGCGTGTGAGACCTTCGCCACCACCAACCGCGTTGTCATCGGCGGTGAAGTGGGGTTGAGCGATCAGGACAAGTTGCACGAATACATGGGCAAAGTGGACCCCATCGTGCGCGCCTGCATCAAGGAAATCGGCTACGAGCAGGACAAGTTTCACCACGAGACGGTGGAAATCACCAACCTGCTGCACGAGCAATCCGCCCACATCGCACAAGGCGTCGATGCGGCCGACAACAAGGATGAAGGCGCTGGCGACCAGGGTATCATGTTTGGTTATGCCGTGGCCGAGACGCCCGAGTTGATGCCCGCCCCGATCCACTACGCCCACGCAATTCTCAAGCGGTTGGCGGATGTGCGCAAATCGGGTGAGCAGGCGGTCCTTGGCCCAGATGCGAAATCTCAGCTATCGGTGCGCTACGTGGACGGGATGCCTGTGGGTGTCAGCTCTATCGTTCTGTCGACCCAGCATCTGGACGAGTCGCTGACATCGGCGGACGTGCGCGCAATCGTGGAGCCTTACATCCGCGAGGAATTGCCCGAGGGTTGGATTTCCGCCGATACCGAATGGCACGTGAACCCCACGGGCAAGTTCGTCATTGGCGGGCCCGATGGCGACGCGGGCCTGACGGGCCGCAAGATCATCGTGGACACTTACGGCGGTGCCGCGCCCCATGGGGGCGGTGCGTTCTCGGGCAAGGATCCGACCAAGGTGGACCGCTCGGCGGCTTATGCCGCGCGCTATCTGGCGAAGAACGTGGTGGCTGCGGGCCTGGCGCATCGCTGCACGATCCAGCTGAGCTATGCCATCGGCGTTGCCAAGCCGCTGTCGATCTATTGCGACACGCATCAGACCGGGCAGGTCCACGAAGCCGAGATCGAGCGCGCCCTGGCCGAGGTCATGGACCTGACGCCGCGCGGGATCCGCACGCACCTTGGCATGAACCGCCCGATCTACGCGCGCACGGCGGCCTACGGCCACTTTGGCCGCGCCCCTGAGGCCGACGGCGGCTTCTCGTGGGAAAAGATCGATCTGGCCGACGCGATCAAGGCGGCGCTTTAAGCGCGGCTACATTCGGTGGTGGAACAAGAGAAGCCCCAGCTCTGGCGCTATGGATTGCGCCATGTGCTGGGGCTTTTTCTTTCAACGGTTCTGTTGGTGATCTATCTGTTCCTGGTGACGATAGCCGATGGCTGGGGCTCGCGCTTCGGGAACGGGTTCGGCGGCGGCGTTGCGCTTCTGGTTTGGGCGATTGTCCCGACAGTAGCTGTGGGGCGTTTGTTCGCGCGGCGGGAAGCCCGTATGATGGGATGGGGCGAGGCGCTGCGTATCGCGTTCCCTGCCTCGGTTCTGTTGAGCGTTTTCATTATCTGGACCGGGTTGGGGATGCGCAGCGATCGGCCTGAATTGCGCCTGAGTGACGGGCAGTTCTGGCTGCTGCATGTCGGATACATTGTCGTGGCATTCGGGTTCTTCACAGGCGCTTTGTGGCTACGGGCGCGTTTGGAGGCGCGCCGCTTGCGCGGTGAGGCTTGAGCCGGGGACAGGATCAAGCTACTCCGCCGCCATCATGACTGACCCGCATCCCAACCGCCCGCACCGCAATTTCTATGGCCGCCGCAAGGGCCATGACCTCCGCGATAGCCAAGAACGTTATCTGGCAGAGGATTTGGCACGCCTGTCGCCCGGCGCGGTTGATTGGGACGTGAACCCTGACCGGGTACCGTTGGACCTCGACAAGCGGTTCGGCGGCAAGGATGTGTGGCTGGAGGTCGGCTTTGGCGGCGGCGAGCATATGGTGCATCAGGCTGCCAGCAATCCGGACGTCGCGATCATCGGGTGTGAGCCGTACATCAATGGTGTCGCCATGCTGCTTGGGAAGATCCGGGAAGCGGGGGTT
It contains:
- a CDS encoding transporter associated domain-containing protein, whose product is MSSNPDPSSPAARGAPPSEYETDEDSPAQRPGFFARFFGAETSGTDPDDEVLPDDPSTPQTLGPRLPGISNLRRMRVEDVAIPRAEITSVASDTNLPDLVQVFRDSGLTRLPVYDGTLDEPIGLVHLKDIALSYGFNGGDEPFILSESLRPVLYVPPSMPIGVLLTKMQADRIHMALVIDEYGGVDGLLTIEDLIEQVIGEIEDEHDIEEAQPWIKEEDGAFLALARAPLDEFESEIGLDLVDEEEEEEVDTLGGLVFLLTGRVPARGEVVPHPSGVEFEVIDADPRRIKRLRVRLPSEAAE
- the lnt gene encoding apolipoprotein N-acyltransferase, giving the protein MTSLGRWQARALAVFAGGVAALALPPFNAWYAIFAAFALIAALVATAETPRGAAWRAWAAGVGWFGVSMHWIVQPFFVDAAVTGWMAPFALVLLAGGLALFWGLAGWAAARVSEGPGRAWVFAGLLTLLEALRGHIFTGLPWAQPGHGLIDSQALALSAHVGPHGLTLLVLFVSAASAVIYLYKGPTWAGVPLAFGLALGLVPMAAPAPAPAAEAPVLRIVQINAPQHLKWQRDMVPVFFERGLTLTASAPGPLGAPDLVIWPETSLPEILDRSDLARARIAEAAGGAEVLIGGQRYAGLEPRNMLAYLAADGGIASVYDKHHLVPFGEYLPLRGRAEALGLQGLAQQLSGGYRPGEGPGVMDLGPLGRAFPMICYEAIFPGYIRAVARPDWMVQVTNDAWFGSFAMPYQHLALARLRAAEQGLPLIRAANTGVSAVIDARGEVTHSLPMDTQGTLDARLPPALPPTLYARTGDLPALILAIFVTLSGLAVARARSPH
- the metK gene encoding methionine adenosyltransferase, encoding MARNNYLFTSESVSEGHPDKVCDRISDAILDAFLSEEPEARVACETFATTNRVVIGGEVGLSDQDKLHEYMGKVDPIVRACIKEIGYEQDKFHHETVEITNLLHEQSAHIAQGVDAADNKDEGAGDQGIMFGYAVAETPELMPAPIHYAHAILKRLADVRKSGEQAVLGPDAKSQLSVRYVDGMPVGVSSIVLSTQHLDESLTSADVRAIVEPYIREELPEGWISADTEWHVNPTGKFVIGGPDGDAGLTGRKIIVDTYGGAAPHGGGAFSGKDPTKVDRSAAYAARYLAKNVVAAGLAHRCTIQLSYAIGVAKPLSIYCDTHQTGQVHEAEIERALAEVMDLTPRGIRTHLGMNRPIYARTAAYGHFGRAPEADGGFSWEKIDLADAIKAAL